In Myxocyprinus asiaticus isolate MX2 ecotype Aquarium Trade chromosome 27, UBuf_Myxa_2, whole genome shotgun sequence, the DNA window gactttaggaggaaccccccaacactgacccccctcaccattctaaacagcactgtggcagcagtggagtcattcaggttcctgggcactaccatctcacaggacctgaagtgggagacccacattgactccgttgtgaaaaaggcccagcagaggttgtacttccttcgccagctgaggaaattcaacctaccacaggtgctgctgatacagttctactcagcagtcactgagtctgtcctctgcacttctataactgtctggtttggttcagctacgaaatcagacatcagaagaatacaaaggacagttcggactgctgagaggattattggttaccccctgcaccccttcaagaactgtacacttccagagtgaggaaaagggctggaaaaatcactctggaccccactcaccctgcccactacctttttgaactgttgccttctggctgacgcttcagagctctgagcaccagaaccgtcaggcacaggaacagttttttccctcaggctatccatctcatgaacagataaactgccccattgagcaataactatgtgcaatacacagtttagtctttttttatatttatccaacacatccaacctcttctgccatttcattcctctgaaggaaaaaaaaacaaaaacatttgcactgtacataacagatttttattagatttgcactacccatgtgtatgtgtgtatgtagtatgtatgtgtgtgtctgtgtgtatctgtacgtatgtgtataattattttttattttttattgttatctatgtcttgctgctgtttttgtattgttgtacactggaagctcctgtcaccaagacaaattccttgtatgtgtaagcatacttagcaataaagctcattctgattctgaaatctgCATGGGTTTTCTGCAGACTTGTGCACACACAGATTCTGTGTTTTAAATATACACTagattaatataaattatataattggcATTAAGGTAAAAGACACCATTAACAGCAATATACCGTTGAAATATcagcttgatttatttatttatttattattatttttattttgtataatgaTAAATATAAGTTTTGGTTATTAAATTTGCTTCTGTGAATGaaaacttgattaaaaaaaataaatcatattacaCAAAGAAAGAACAGTTAGCAACACTGCATTGCAGaaataaagaagaaagaaaataaaaatatatacaaaatatagatataatttataatacattacatataaacaagttatttttctgATCAGAAAGAAAAACAAGGTCATAATCCTTTAAACATTTGTTATTCATGCTATTAAATATGGGTATAAGAGACTTATAAGAGAATATAGGATGTTTAAAATTGAAAGACCAAATCTGGGCGAAGAAGCAAGAAATTTGTTCTAACGTATATAAAGGAtttatgtacaaaacaaaaaTGGTAAAGTATTAACAGAACGAGATGAACGGTTACGTCATAGAGGCGTGAGGAGAGCTCGAGATGACGTCAGCGCGGGGTGCGGCAAGTTTATGAATCTCGTGCAGGACGCTCAGAGCGCGCGTGCACGTGAGacgagtgtgagtgtgtgtgtgtgtgtaaaaagctCATTGATCGGACACAGCGAGATATCGATCAGTGatcaagtgtgagtgtgtgtgttcacgGAGGGTCATTTGAGGGATGTTTTGTGTCTCTTTATAAGAACTTTCTCATGCTGGACGCGTCAGATCCGATCAACAGGTAAGACACTTATTGATCAtattgataatgatgatgatcatTATAACAGGCAACAGCGAACCGCGACAGATAGACAGAATGTGTGTTTAAATGTCtccataataataatcattttctgCTGGTAAAATTAATGACACTAATGATGTCAATAATTATTATATGAGTAATTAAAGAGTTTTTCCTGGAGATCAGTGTTTTCTTATTTGTTGTCATACAAATCATTGAATTGTGTTGATGTTATCTAATTAGTTGCAAAAGATTAAAGACAATTACAGAAGTGctagaaataaaaatattgttcaacTATAATGTCACAAATTGTCTCCAGTTActgaaataatgttttaaatgcatttaaatctgAAATTACAGTGATGAAGTATTCACTACATTTATTATCATGTAGTCATGAGAGACATAGGCGACTTAGGCGGTTGCCTAGGGCGCAAAATGACAGAGGTGTGCCGCAtgaggattttatttatttatttgccagaAGTGCACCCTCTCATGACGACGTGTGTGCCCCTCTACCCCTGTGTTGAGCGATATGTTCCACTAACATCTTTCAGTTTTACTGATAAATGGTCACATAGGGTGACgaattgcccgttgtggatgtcgcattctttGAATGCAGACcgttttaacaactatgtataattactacatatacatgcatggctaTAGATACAagcaaaacattattagaggtaaaaagaacatttctcagttgtttctgagattattgttagatatgatgcattaatacagaaagATGATGtctggttttgactgagaagcagatctgtaattaaatgatacttaactgttaattaactgttaattaactgtatgcttgttatgagttctatgctgataatttcaccacacaggaaaaaaaattaattgtttattttggtgAGGTAAGTGTCTTATTTtgtgcttgtttctcttgtgagatctgggaACACTGCAGCtgatatttcacccaccccttagcatagagtactgtcactttaaaaagaacgttattaaccgttcttgttttttgttctaaccggtaaccatttgAAAAAGAGGCTCCGGAACCTCTGAACCAGTAcgaaaaaatactttttgctcggaaccgaaatgaaaaacatttagtttttagtccctggtttatATAAtagtgttttatattttaaagactAGCCAAGATAATAAACACTAAATGTAGAATATTTGGATGAACTCTAATTACATTTAAACACacgttaatattttttataattttacacGGTATAAAATAACGAGAGCTGTAAATATTAATGAAACCAAAGTCTAGTGTATTGTTTAGAcctttttattcagtgtacagaAAGTAGTGGATAAATCGGCTTACATGTCTttctaaacaaaaactaaactgcaACAGTTCATTTTACTGTGAAAATAGTTTTAACAGTAGTTTTACACTACAGGCACATCTTTCCTGGTCAGTTATAATCACatagacagaaaacaatgttcgAAATATCGAATTTAGCTTATTATGGtttgtcatttattttggttCACAATATTTTGAAATGCAGTATCTTTTCCCATCCCCCATTtcatagtaccatggtatattttgtaagtgtaaAGTCTAAAACTTACTGCAGATGTTTAAGtgacatatataaataaaaattatctgtatttgtgtttgttttccagagcccagtgagtgtgtatgtgtgtgtgtgtttgctgtctGGCTGAAGTCGTGTCAGATTGTTCTGATGGCCGTCGTGATCTTCGTTTTGCTGTTGTTCCTCACTCAATCTCCTCCCATCGCTCCGCGACCTACCTCTGCCCCGCCCACAAATGTCACACGCCAGCTGCCCGACATTATCATCATCGGTGTGAGGAAGGGCGGAACGCGTGCTCTGATCGAGATGTTAAAGCTCCACAGTGCTGTCGTCACTGCTCGGAACGAGGTTCACTTCTTCGACTGGGACAGTCACTACCTGCGTGGTCTGGACTGGTACCGCTCGCAGATGCCCTACGCACGACCGGGCCAACTGACGGTGGAGAAAACGCCCGCGTACTTCACCTTCAGCAAGGCTCCCAAACGCATTCTGCAGATGAAGCCCGACGTCAAACTGCTGCTGATCGTACGAGAGCCGACGGAGCGTGTGTTGTCGGATTACATGCAGGTCTTCCACAACCGTCTGGAgaaacacaaacaacaacaaccgCTGGAGACGCTGCTGCTGCGCGACGGACAGCTGAACCTCAACTATAAAGCCCTGAACCGCAGTCTGTACCACGTACACCTGCAGCGCTGGCTCAGCGTGTTTCCTATAGACCGTTTACACCTGGTGGATGGAGACGCGCTCATCAGAGATCCTCTGCCGGAGATGAAGAAGGTGGAGGAGTTCCTTCAGTTAGAACCACAGATCAACGCCTCCAACTTTTACTTCAACAAAACCAAAGGTTTCTACTGTCTGCGGGATCACGGTCGAGAGAGATGTTTGCACAGCTCGAAAGGTCGAGAACACCCTCAAGTGGCGCCTGAAATCCTCCAGAAACTCTACGAATACTTTCACGAACCGAACAGGAAGTTCTTCGAGCTGGTCGGAAGGACATTTGACTGGAAGTAGGAGACGTTTTGAGCACATTACGAATGAAACACCACAAAGTCAAACAAGCTGAACATATAAACAGAGCTAAATGGAAATCTGCAGATCATCACActctggaaaatatttttttttttaaatgttaggcGGAACCTGATTTTCTCCATgtggaattgattggatggtgcaAAGTGTCTCTATATGACCGGTGGATGAAAAATAAGAGGACATGATGATGTCAGCTGTAAAAAAAGTCATCTCTGAGGTGGAGCATCtttgatgaaagattaaaaacatttagttttctttagaataacatgcattGATGGATCATTCACAATAAAGCCTGAAGTATACTTCGATCAGATGCAAACGTTAGGTTTCTCCATACAGGATGCTTGATGCATATTTCATCATCATCAGAATATTC includes these proteins:
- the hs3st1 gene encoding heparan sulfate glucosamine 3-O-sulfotransferase 1, which encodes MAVVIFVLLLFLTQSPPIAPRPTSAPPTNVTRQLPDIIIIGVRKGGTRALIEMLKLHSAVVTARNEVHFFDWDSHYLRGLDWYRSQMPYARPGQLTVEKTPAYFTFSKAPKRILQMKPDVKLLLIVREPTERVLSDYMQVFHNRLEKHKQQQPLETLLLRDGQLNLNYKALNRSLYHVHLQRWLSVFPIDRLHLVDGDALIRDPLPEMKKVEEFLQLEPQINASNFYFNKTKGFYCLRDHGRERCLHSSKGREHPQVAPEILQKLYEYFHEPNRKFFELVGRTFDWK